The sequence GAGGATGGCCTGGGTGCGGTCGGGCATTCCCGTGTCGCTCCAGATCAGGGTGGGCAGGTGCTCCTGGTCCCGACGGGCGTCGGTCTTGTCCAAAATGCGCTGGTAAAAGACCTGGGTGGCCTGCGGTCCCATGCCGCCGAGGATGCCGAGGCGAGGTTGTTGTGCAGTCATACGATTCCTTTCGCGGTCAGTTCGGTTTCTGATAATACTGCTTGAACTTGACAAAGTGGCCCAGGGCGTTCTTGGTCATGCGCAGGCGGCGGGTCGGATGCTTGTCCGGCCCGTAGAACAAAGGGTTTTTCGCCGCCCCCGCCCGGATGAGGGCCTTCATCTCCGCATGATACTTTTTGGGCGTGTAGGCATAGGCCACCTGCTGGGGCACCACCCGCCACAGGGAGCGGTTCCGGGTGACGACCAGCTCCAGGGGCTTGTGCTCCACCCGGTCCTCCACCAGGATTTTGGCCAGGTTATAGCCCGCCCCGGTGACGTAGTAGTTGCTGCGGCCCTGGCGGGTGTTGATCTCAAAAGCCTTGAACTTGCCGTCCCGCTGGTCGTACTTGATGTCGAAGTTGGAAAAGCCGGTGAAGCCCACGGCCTCTAAAAAGTCCTTGAACTTGAGGCACAGCGCCTCGTTGGGCTCGGTGAGGATGACGGCGTGGTTGCCGATGCCGTGGGGGGTGTGCTCCTCCAGCAGCACATGGCCCAGGCACATGAGCTTCACCCGGGCCTGCTCGTCGGAGTAGCAGGTGAGCACCCGCATGTAGCTGTCGTCCCCGGGGATGAACTCCTGCAAAATCATGGTATCGGGGTACCCGGCGGCGTACACCTTGTCCAGGGTGCGCTCCAGGGCCGCCCGATCGGGCAGGCAGAAGACCTTCTCGTTGCCCTCGAAGGGGTGCTCCCAGTAGGCCACGCCGTTGGCCGGCTTGCAGATGTAGGGGGGAGGAAAGGGCAGCTCGAAATCGTGGCCCATCTCC is a genomic window of Intestinimonas massiliensis (ex Afouda et al. 2020) containing:
- a CDS encoding carboxylate--amine ligase, coding for METSFLPLLFGGDINVYSMARAFHEAYGIRSTAYGKFPTGPCYQSDIIDYRPCRDIESDAVFVEKVTAFAHEHRDKTVLCIGCGDSYVKLAARHKGEFPQNVTAPYIDIDLMDVLTHKERFYTLCDQYGIDHPGTFVYHKEMGHDFELPFPPPYICKPANGVAYWEHPFEGNEKVFCLPDRAALERTLDKVYAAGYPDTMILQEFIPGDDSYMRVLTCYSDEQARVKLMCLGHVLLEEHTPHGIGNHAVILTEPNEALCLKFKDFLEAVGFTGFSNFDIKYDQRDGKFKAFEINTRQGRSNYYVTGAGYNLAKILVEDRVEHKPLELVVTRNRSLWRVVPQQVAYAYTPKKYHAEMKALIRAGAAKNPLFYGPDKHPTRRLRMTKNALGHFVKFKQYYQKPN